In Panicum virgatum strain AP13 chromosome 5K, P.virgatum_v5, whole genome shotgun sequence, the genomic window gtggacactattgatcgcgtattaccaaggcagtgaagccgctggcgccgcccatacagcatctgccagcctgccgtgacagatggatacgacggctcggcttcgctcattatgacgctacataatagcctcagcaggccacgccgcaagctacgctactccaacgggcgcctagctgacgggacaagaaaagaccccctgagtcagaagagcagcagtgtgcatatcggaggaaagattcgctaccactgtagccacagtcacgttgggcccacctgtcggggcaccaacgtcctatgtatccgctcccccttgatctataaaagggggggcgccgctagaaaacctcaggctgggcaagagccaaggccagcagaggatatgttcatacacaccaccaagaacaatacatctcccagtggacgtagggtattacgctccggcggcccgaatcactctaaatcgtgtgttcttgagtccctttctcagcgtagatccagccccatcgcctagtacttccccgagtactccctcactgggaatagacgggtgcgttccgccacccggctgtgggtacccctagaaccccACAACACACCTGATTGATCAGAACGTCAGTGAGCAGCAAGCCCAGATCAAGCTTCCTCTCGGAGTCGCGCGACGCCGCGAACTCCTTCTGAAGCAGGCTCGTCAGCTTGCCCCTGTCAGTGATATGCTGCGCACGCCACAAACACAAGCTCCATAGCATTAGCATCAGCAGGTGGTTGTGATCTGTATCATGCTGCGCGTGAGGTGAGGAGAAGCATACCTCCTTGGTGACTTGCTCGAAGACGAGGTCCATGAGCGTGGCGCGGTCCCTGGGCGAGTCCTCGCGGCGGAACAGCGAGTCCGAGAGCGCGTCCACGCTCGTCTTCATggtcgcggcgccggcgcgcgacGTGCCGTCGGTGACGGCGTTGAGGGCGCACACCATGGCCGGCTACAgggccgggccggcggcgctccagccgcgcgccgccgtccacgagGCGCCGCCCAGCGCCAGCGCCACGCCGGCGCCCACTCTCAGCGCGGCCCtgggcagcgccgccggccctcctccctccaccggcaccgcacgGGGATCCGgctcccgcgccgccccctGGGCCTGTGCGCGCACGGCGGGAGCCCTGGCGCGCGCTGCCGCGGCAGCGGTGCGGGGcgagaggagcggcggcgctgacccCGGTGGCAGCAGCCGCGTGCAGCGTGCCGAGAGATGCTTCCATCATGAGCCGATTGGAATGTCCAGCTCCCGTTGCAGCGTGGAGATAGCCGTTTGGTGATCGCCGTCGTGCTTGTTGCTTCCTCTTTTGCTTTTATCCGTGGCGAGCAACGGCATCATCCTGCGCGCCACCATTGTCTGTGCATCGTGCTTTGCATCTTTGCACATCGCAAGCAAGGCATCCAGTGCGCTCCGCCTTTTGTCTGCTTGATTAAAACCTAGGCTCCAAAGCTTCAGGTGTAGGCCGGGCACTATCTACTTTAGGCTCTGAGTGCTGACTTGGACCATGTCATCGGACATCGCCGGTTCGAGCCATCCGCCGGCGAGTTGCCGGACGCCGACGGAGGAGACCGGGATCCGGGGAACCGACAGGCAAGGCCTTGCGCTTGCGCTCCATTGAAAACTCCGGCTTCAGCCCATCGGCGTCAGGATATGGGCCTGAGCTAACGAAGATCCAAGGAAAATGGGCCTACGATTTGGCCCAGACAGCTCTCCTCCGTAGGGTCGCTATCGTCCAGTCGCATCTTGGCCGTAGGCTGCAGATCCGACGAACCCGGGACGTCAGGACCGGACGGTAGATGAAAtaccgtccccccccccccccccgtccagGTTCTCCGCTGCTCGCTCGGTGTCTCGCCATGGCGCTTGCCCAGCtcgtggccgccgtcgcgcTCAGCGTCGCCGGGGAGCTCAGCGTCGCGTGCAAGGGCAAATTCTTTCACCGACGGCCATCCCCGCGTCGCGCTTTGCAAGCCGGGTACCTGATCTGCCGTGACCTTTCTTTCCTGCCGCGCGCCTCAGcggcctgctgcgccgccgggaCGGGAAGCGCCAGGGCGGGAACGGGCTAGGCTTTGGCCTTGTCGCGCGCATACCCGGCCGCTAACTGAACCGCCGCCGCTTCAGTTTAGAGAGGTCCAAGCGCCTCCTCTCGGAGTGCCTCGCTCGACGCCGGTGGCGAGTGGTGAACTGGTGTCTGGTGACCGCGTCCGTGGCCTCTCCGTGAACACGCCGTCGGTGACAGCGTTCAGGGCGCAAACCGCGGCAGCCTGCAAGACCTGGCCGGCACGTTGGTATTTTTCAGTTGTTTCTTTTCGTTCATTCATGCTCTGTTGATGATGGTCGCAGAGGTGGCGATCGGTGCCGGGTGGCAGTCCTTGGTCTTGATCGCGTTGGTCAACATCTGCTGCTACCATCCTCGTCTGCCTGCCCCTCGCAGCGGTGTTTGGCATCAAGCTGAAGCTCAACGCAACAGTAAGACAAGCATGGAATTGGAAAGATGTAGTGTGGCAGTTTTTGGTGGCCTTCCTGGGTTTTCCTCGAAGGGCAACTCACTGATCATCTGGTATGTTGTTTCAGGGGATTTGGGGCGGCGTGTTGATTGGAACGGTGTTACAGACTGTAATTCTGTTTGATCCTCGTCGGAACCAAAAAGCGGAAAGAGGTATGCTATACTAGCTCATTTTTCATCTTTTTCTCTGGATCCTCTTAAAACAAGACCCAGTGAAAACAACTGCTTGAAAGGAAACTATTTGTTCCATGTTGCAGAATAAAAACAATTGTTACCGGTCAGTTTCAGTCATCGGAATGATAGTGTGTGAGGTGTTTGACGTTGCGACAAACCAGGTCGAGAAAGCAGATATATTCTGAGATATTCTGAGATGTTCAACTGTGCTATGGGAGTTTGGCCCATTAAATACTTAGGTGTACCAGTGTCTGGATCTAGGCTGCATGTCAAGGACTGGCTGATTCTTGACGAAAAACTCCTAAAAAGACTTGATGGGTGGAAGGGAAGTGCCCTATCCATTGGAGGGAGAACCACTCTTATTAAAACTTGTCTGAGCAGCATTCCCATTTACTGTATGTCTATGTATCTTATCCCAAAGACCATTCATAAAAAGATGGACTGCACTAGGAAAAGATTTTTTTGGCAGGGAGGgggtatgaaaaaaaaatatcacttgGTTAAGTGGTGCAAAATAGCCAAACCAAAACAGAAAGGTGGCCTGGGAATTCATGATTTGAGAAAGATGAACTTAAGCCTGTTAT contains:
- the LOC120705621 gene encoding uncharacterized protein LOC120705621, with amino-acid sequence MVCALNAVTDGTSRAGAATMKTSVDALSDSLFRREDSPRDRATLMDLVFEQVTKEHITDRGKLTSLLQKEFAASRDSERKLDLGLLLTDVLINQRDWQRAKEVCQQLTGRYQRDSRPYLHLAVFNMMMAVEGMLSPDTATTDEIEKMTKNAMDAWKEFKNKSELAKGSADSTA